The genomic stretch CTCCGCTATGACGCGCGCCTCAGATCAGTCCGCAAGACTCGCCGCGGGTTCACGGTGGCCCGGGTTGGCATTCGGGTCGTCCTGTCCGGTCCGCCGATGGCAATTCGATCGGTGACCGGCCATGCGAACGTCCTGCGAACGGTTGGAGAAGCTCGAACGCAGCCTTCGGCTCGCCCTCGATCATGAATGGCCCCGGCTTGCCACTACTCAGGGGCGGTTGAAGTCGCTGGCGCCCCGCCCCATCCCGCCGCTCCCTCCCGCCGCGTCCCGGATGCCTTCGGTGGCCACGGTGGCGACCGACGGCGGGGAGAACCGGCTCAATCTCGATCCGATCGAGCTCCATGTTCTCCGGGTGGCGGACAGCTTCGGGCAGGTTTACTTCGAGGATTTCATCGCCCAGTCCCTGACGCCGGAGGAAATCCTGCGCTTCTTCTTCCAGTCCCATCCACGGCTCCAGCGCTTCATCGCCTATCTCCGGATCGACTGGAACGACCTGTTTCCGCAATCCGATTTCCAGCGGGGCCACATGCTCTCGATGCTGCGCGAGCTCATGGAATGGGCCGCCCTCCTCAAGCTGGCCACGAGTTCGCCCCCCAAGCTTCTCATCCGCGATGGACTCCTGCGGAGCGTGCTTCTTCCGGAACGCGTCTTCGATGCGCTTCGAGATCGATTCGAGATGCTGACCGTCCAGCACGGACACCTGCTGGTGGGGGTCGCCAAGCGGTCCCGGGTGATCAACTACCTCTCCGCCGCCCTCGCGCTCAGCGAGACGTTCGGCAGCGACCGTCCCGCTTTCGTGGAAATCCCGGCGGCGCTGGAAAGGGAGGCCGCCCCGGCGCAGTACCGCTGGGTCAACGGTCGCGCCATTGGCCGCCTCCACATCGCCCGGTTGGACCGGGGGACGGGGGTGCCCCTCATGCCGGTGGACATCGCGGCCTGGCAGACCGGGCGAATTGAGGAGGCCATGGCCGTCCTGCATGAGTCCGCCCGGGCCAGCTTTCCCATTCGCGGCTACCCACAGGCCCTGGTTGAGGCCCACGCGCACGCTCACCTGGGCGGCCTCGAAGTCGAACTTCTGGAGCAGATGCTCATGGAACAACTCGCCACCCGCGATCCGGCGGCGGTTCAGGTGGCTCACGAACTCCGACTCCTCGGCCGGCGCCTCGCCCGGGAGAATCCACACGATGAACAAGAAGACGGCTGATCTCTACGCGCCCGTGCCGGCGGTCGGGATGTTGAAGGGCTTCTCGCCGCTCCCTCATCAACTCGAGGTGGACGTCGTGGTCCCGCATCAGGAGGGGGGCATGCCCGGCTTCGGCGAGTTTCTCCTGGTGGAGTTGGGGGACACCGAAGCCCTCGTGGGCCGGGTCAGCCGGTATCACGCCGCCGGGCAGCTCACCACCGAACGGGGCGATGCCTACCTGAGCGACATCGCCAAAACCGAGGACGGAATCCCGCCGGCCATGATGCGCCGCGTCCTCAGGTACACCCTCAAGGTCCAGCTCCTCGGCCATCTTGAGTCCGGCGGCCTACAGAACGGGTTCTCTTTCACCGTCGGCCAGCGCGCCTTCGCCACCCTCGGGAAGAAGGTCCGCGTGCCCTCCGATGCGGCCCTTGCCTACCTCTGCAACGTCGGTCTGGAGGACGATCCAACCGCGGTGAAGCTGGGTCATCTCGTGTACGGGCAACGGGAACTGCCCGACGTTCCCGTCCGGTTCAGCGTCGCCCGCCTCAAAGGCCGGCGCAGCTTCGTCTTCGCGCGCGCCGGGTACGGGAAGAGCAACCTGATCAAGTACCTGATGGCTCAGCTCTACAGCGCGCCCCCCGACGTGGGCCTCCTCATCTTCGATCCCGAGGGCGAATATGCGCTGCCCGACGCCCACGGGCGCCCAGGCATGGTCAATGTGCCCGGCCTGCGCCATCGCATCAGCCTCTACACCCAGCGTCACGTCGATCCGCAGTTCGCCAATGTGGTCAAGGGCACGACCTTTCTGGATTTCAGGGACTTCCCGCC from Verrucomicrobiia bacterium encodes the following:
- a CDS encoding DNA double-strand break repair nuclease NurA, whose amino-acid sequence is MRTSCERLEKLERSLRLALDHEWPRLATTQGRLKSLAPRPIPPLPPAASRMPSVATVATDGGENRLNLDPIELHVLRVADSFGQVYFEDFIAQSLTPEEILRFFFQSHPRLQRFIAYLRIDWNDLFPQSDFQRGHMLSMLRELMEWAALLKLATSSPPKLLIRDGLLRSVLLPERVFDALRDRFEMLTVQHGHLLVGVAKRSRVINYLSAALALSETFGSDRPAFVEIPAALEREAAPAQYRWVNGRAIGRLHIARLDRGTGVPLMPVDIAAWQTGRIEEAMAVLHESARASFPIRGYPQALVEAHAHAHLGGLEVELLEQMLMEQLATRDPAAVQVAHELRLLGRRLARENPHDEQEDG